DNA from Candidatus Acidiferrales bacterium:
CGGTCGTGTTCAAATAGATTGCCAGGATCAAAATGGCAACCGACAATCCCCACGCCAGCCGCCGCGCCCATGCTTCCATCGGGCCCCAGCGTCGCTCCTGTTCTTCCTGTTCCCGGATTTGGGCGCGCAAGCGAGTGTAAAAGCCAGGGGCCGGCTCAGGCGAATCAACAGCCAAAAGGCGCAGCATCCGCGACGCCTTGCGGGCGCGATGGACCAAAGCGCGGCAAGCCGGGCAAGTCGCGCGGTGGTTCTCCAGGAGCGCCACTAGTTCGCCGCCAGCCTTCTCTTCGAGCCAATCCTCAAGATGCTGATGAAACTCCCTACACTTCATGCTCACGCCCCTCCTTCCTGCGCCCCATGCGCTCGAGCGCCTTGGCCAGGCGCTCGCGGGCGCGAAACATTCGGACCTTTACCGTGTTCGGATTCATATCCGTTATTTCGGCGATTTCTTCCACCGAAAAACCTTCCACTTCCTTCAGGATCAAGAGCAGACGATCCTGAGGGGAGATGCGATCCAGGAGCCGAGCCACAAGGTCGGAGGCCTCGGCCCGGCGCGACGGAGCCGGCTCGCCGCGCTCTTCCTCGGCAATCTGCTCCAACCGCCGGAGCTGGTCGTCGTTAAGGTCGGCTTCATACACGAGGCGCCGCACTCGCTTCTTGCGCAGCCAGTCATAGGATTCATTGACAGCGATGCGATACAGCCAGGTGCCAAATGCCGAGCGGAAGTCAAAACGGCGCAGGGAGAAGTAGGCCTTGGCGAAGGCCTGCTGGGCCACGTCTTCCACATCTTCGCGCCGGCGCAAGAGGCGACGCACAATGGAAAAGACTCGGCTCTGGTGGCGGCGAACCAGTTGCCCGAATGCTTCCCACTCCCCGGCCTGGCTGCGTCGGACCAGTTCGGCTTCTGCATCCGGAGACTCGCTGCGAGGTGAAGCGACAGGCTCACTCACCCAGTCCCCTCCCTCGTCACTGGTACGACGCGCCTTGGGTGATTCCGGTTTCAAGATTCAAAGCTTTTTCATGGTTTCGGCCGACCGGCAACCCCTTTTTCCGACTTCTCAGGAATGGCATAGGGAGGGGGTTCTTATTCCCATTCGATGGTACTGGGTGGCTTCGAACTGATGTCCAATACAACACGGTTCACACCCTGGACTTCGTTCACGATGCGGCTGGAGATTCGCTCCAATAGCTCGCCCGGCAGTCTCGCCCAGTCGGCCGTCATGCCATCCTCGGAGTGCACGGCGCGAAGGGCCAGAGTATAAGCGTAGGTGCGCGAGTCACCCATCACGCCGACACTTCGCACCGGCAACAGGACGGCAAAAGCTTGCCACAATTTCTCGTACCAGCCAGCTTGCCGGATCTCATCGGTAAAAATCTGATCGGCTTTCCGCAAGATCTGAAGCCGCTCCGGCGTCACCTCGCCCAGGATGCGGACCGCCAAGCCGGGACCGGGGAAAGGATGCCGGCCGAGAATAGCCGCATCAAGGCCCAGTTCGCGGCCGACGGCCCGGACTTCGTCCTTGAAGAGGTCGCGCAAGGGCTCAATGAGCGCCAGTTGCATCACGTCGGGCAGGCCGCCGACATTGTGGTGCGTCTTGATGGTGGCGGAGGGGCCGCGAACCGATTGCGATTCGATGACATCTGGATAGAGTGTCCCCTGCACCAAAAAATCCACTTGGCCCAGTTTGCCGGCCTCCTCTTCAAATACCGCAATGAACTCATGGCCGATGCGAAGGCGCTTTTCCTCAGGCTCCACCACCCCGGCGAGGCGCGCGAGAAATCGGGCGGAGGCGTCCACGCCAATCACCTGCAAACCCAGACGCCCGAGGCGAGGAAGCATGGCGGCGAACTCTCCCTCCCGGAGAAGGCCGTTGTCCACAAAGAGGCAGGTCAACTGGTTGCCGATGGCGCGGTGAACCAGCGTGGCCGCGACCGTGGAATCTACCCCTCCGCTCAGCCCGCAAATCGCTTTGCCCTTCCCCACCCGCTGCCGAACACTTTCGACAGTGTGCTGGACAAAGTAACGCCTGTCCCAAGTCGGGCTGGCATGACAGATGGCAAAAACAAAATTGTGGAGGATGTCCGCGCCGCGGTCGGTGTGCTGGACCTCGGGGTGAAACTGGACAGCGTAGATCTGTTGGGCGGGATTTTCCATGACGGCGACGGCACTCTCGGTGGCGGCGACAACGCGGGATCCCGGCGGGAGACTGGCGACGTGATCGCCATGGCTGGCCCAAATGCGGAGCCTTTTGGGGAGACCGGCGAGGAGCAGAGAGGAACCGCAAATCTCGAGCTGTGCCGGGCCGTATTCTCGCCGCTCCGCGCGCTCCACTTTGCCGCCCAGAGTGTGGGCCAGCCACTGCAAGCCGTAGCAGATGCCGAGGATGGGGAGGCGCAACCCGAAGATTCCGCGGTCACAAACGGGAGCGCCGGGGTCGTACACCGAACCCGGCCCGCCAGACAACACAAGCCCGCAAGGCGCAAAGGCCCGAATCTCTTCGAGCGATACGGTGCACGGCAGGATGACGGAATAGACGCCTTGCTCGCGTATGCGGCGGGCGATCAATTGTGTGTACTGCGAACCGAAATCGAGAACGACAATGCCGCCGGGGATGCTCATGACGGCAGCTCCCCCGGCGCGGCCCCGGCCGGAGCCGGTTCTTGTCTTGTCAGCGCCAGATAGCCCGCGCTCTGGGCAGTAGCCAAAAAGCGACACGGGATCGAAATGAACAGCGCTGCCAGCGGCAGTGCCATCAAGACCGCTCTGCCCCTGTCCCAGTCAGGCAGAAAGCTCAGGAGAACTACCAGGAGCGATCCGATGAGAAAGGTTGCGCATCGCAGAAGGAAAAAGGTGGTGGCGAAGGCAAGAAAAGCGACCAGCGATTCGCCAAGATGCGACAGGCTGAGACCGAGCCCGGCGAGAAGATCGGTTTGCTCGCAAATGGCATAGGAGCGGCCGAGAGACAAGAGCCAGGAAAAAAATTGCCAGAAAAGGAGAATAGCAGCGATGCCGACCGAGCCGCTCAGAAATGAGGCCTGGCTAAAAAAGCGGTGGCTTCCCGGACGAAAAACCGCCCGGCCAAGGATGCTGTCGGCAATGAAAAGGCACAGGCCAGTCACCAGAAACCAGGCAGCGTGATAGGCAAGCATCACTCCGAAGTCTCCTGCCGTTGACCGCCGGGCGGTGCTTGCCAGATAGCCGACAAGCCATGTCCCGATGCGGGCCCTGACGGCCGAACCGACAATCCACCACATCAGGAAAGAGCCCAGCAAGCTGAGGGCTAAGGCCGTTTTGGCGTGAGCAGCGGCGGTTGAGAGAATGCTTACCAGGGTTGCGGCGACCAGCCAGGGCGGACCCGCCCGAAGATTGCGGATGTCAGCAGAACTGAGCGGGACCGAGTCAAGCCAGAGAGCAAGGGTGGCCAACGCAAGCACGCTGACCGCAGCCCAGAATCCCCAGCGCCAGGCGATTTCCACAGCGACGATGCGACGCTCGGACCAGGCGACGCGGAACCCTTTGCGGAAAGCGTCCCGAGACTCCATGATGGCTACACCACCCGATTCAAGGATACACCACGAGCCCAGGCTTGGATGTTCTCCACGGTCGTCACCAGAATACGCTGCAATGCCTCCCTGCTGTTGAAGGCGTTGTGAGGGGTATAGACGACATCATCGCGGCCGACGAGGACGTGGTGGCGAAGGAGGGTGCGCAGGGTTTCAACGCTCTGCTCAGAGTGCAGGAGCTGCTTCTCCTCGCGAATCAAATCTTCGCCTTCGAGGACGTCCAGCCCAGCACCGCCAAGTTGGCCTGATTCGAGAGCTTCGACCAGAGCGGCGGTGTCCACCAGGCTACCGCGGGCGGTGTTGATGAGGAGCGCGCCTCGCTTCATCTGAGCGAGCCGGGCCCGGTCGATGAGATGGTGATTCTCCGGCGAGTAGGGTATGTGCAGCGAAACGATGTCGCTCTCCCGAAGCAACTCGTCGAGCGCGGCATAGCGGAAACCGAGAAGATCGGCAAGGAAGCGATCCTGGCGAAGGTCGCAGGCAAGCACCCGCATGCTAAAGCCTCGGGCTATCTTGATCACGTGCAAGCCGATTTTTCCCGCTCCGATCACGCCGATGGTCTTGCCCTGAAGATCAAAGCCGGTGAGCTTGGCTAGATCCCACCGGCCCTGCCGGGCGTGAAGATAAGATTTGTGAACAAAACGCGACAGCGACAGGATGAGGGCGAAGGTATGCTCGGCCACCGTGTACTCGCCGTATGCCGGCACGTTGGCGACACTGATACCGCGCTGGTGGCACGCGGCGATGTCTATGTGGTCGACGCCGGTGGAACGGGTGGAGATGAGCTTCAGCCGGGGCATTTGCGCCATCGCCTGGTTGGTGATGCGGGACGAGATGAACACCGAGAGCACATCGCAGTCCTGAAACGAAGCCAGATTGTCAGGCCCTAACGCCCGCCCGTCGAACCGAAGTTGATGTTCGGACAAAGCTTCCGACAGATAGTTCTGTTCCCAGACCTCGAGCTCAAGAAAACCCATCTGCATAGCAGCAGTCAAGCGAGGACCATATTCACGAGCTTGTTCGGGACCACAATCGTTTTCAGCGGTCGCCTGCCTTCCATAAGGCGGGAGATGCGCGGATCGTTCAGGGCCCGCTCGATCAACTCGTCCTCTGCCAGGTCGCCCGGTACCAGAATCTTTCCGCGGAGCCGGCCGTTGATCTGAATCACGATCTCGAATTGCTCCTCCTGAGCAAGTTCGGCATCGTGTTTGGGCCAGGGTACGGCGGCCAGGCCGCCAGCATGCCCCAGCATTTCCCACAACTCTTCTCCCAGGTGTGGAGCAAAGGGAGAGATAAGGATGGCAGTGATATCCATCACCTGCTTCAAGATGCCCGGCGCTATTTCGTGATCGAGCGGCTCGGCGGCGTAAAGCTCGTTTACCAATTCCATGATGGCGGCAATCGAGGTATTGAAGTGCCAGCGGCCCTCAAAGTCGCGAGAAATGCGGCGGATGGTCTGGTGGGCCTTGCGCAGCAGTTTCCGCTCACGGGCCGAGATGCGCTCGGTGACCAGGGTGGCGGGGTCGTCGGCAGTTACCTGGCGCAAGGCCGGCGCATGCTTGGCAACGATCCGGAAAAGACGGTGAAGAAAGCGGTGAGCGCCTTCGATTCCCTGCTCACTCCACTCGAATTCCTTTTCCGGGGGGGCAGCAAAGAGGACGTAGAGACGGGTTGTGTCGGCGCCGTATTGCTTGACCATGTCATCCGGGTCGACAACGTTGCCGCGCGACTTTGACATTTTGACGCCCTTGTGGAGAACCATGCCCTGCGAAAAGAGGCGCGAGACGGGCTCATCGAGCCGGATAAGCCCCAGGTCACGCATGACTTTGGTAAAGAAACGGGCGTAGATCAGGTGAAGGATGGCGTGTTCGATGCCGCCGATGTACTGGTCAATGGGAAACCAGTAACTGACGGCATCGCGATTGACCGGCGCGGTGGAGATTTTGGCGTCGGTGTAACGATAGAAATACCAGGAGGAATCGAAGAAGGTGTCCATCGTATCGGTTTCGCGCTTGGCTGGCCGACGGCAGTTGGGGCAGGCAACATTCACAAATTCCTGCGACTCGGCCAGGGGGGAGTGCCCGCTGCCGGTGATCTCAACCACTTCCGGCAGGAGGACGGGCAAATCTTTGTCGGGCACGGGCACCACGCCACATTCGCCGCAGTAGATAACCGGGATGGGAGTTCCCCAGTAACGCTGGCGGGAAATGCCCCAATCCTTGAGGCGATAAATGGTCTCCGCCTTGGCAAAGCCGCGCGCCACCGCATCCGCTGTCATGCGAGCAATCGCCCGCTCCGAGGGCAGGCCGGAGTACGGGCCGGAGTTTACGGTGCGGCCATAAGCTTCAAAGGCTTGCTGCATGGTTTCCGCGTTCAAGACGCCATCCATCGGCTGGACGACTAAACGAACCGGCAGATGATATTTTTTCGCGAACTCGAAATCGCGCTGATCGTGGCCGGGAACGGACATGACTGCGCCGGTGCCGTACTCCATCAGCACAAAGTTGCCTATCCAAAGGGGCAAGAGGTCGCCGGAGAAGGGATTCGCGGTAAACTTTCCGGTAAACAGCCCTTCTTTCTCGAAGTGGCCAGTGATGGCGGCGCGACCGGCTTGCTGGCGCATCCGCTCGACTTGTTGCATCATGCGCGCGGCGCCAGCGACGCCAGCAAGGAGTCTCTCGACCATCGGGTGTTCGGGTGCCAACACAACGGCGTTCGCGCCATAGATGGTGTCGATACGGGTGGTGAAAACCTCCACGATGTCTTCGGACTTGGCGATTTTGAAGTGAACGCGCGCGCCGTGCGATTTGCCAATCCAGTGGCGCTGCATCGTCAGGACGCGTTCAGGCCAGCCGCCCTCGAGTTGCTTGCTATCCTCGAGCAACTGATCAGCGTAAGCCATGATCTTCAAGAACCATTGCTCGAGCTCCTTTTGCTCGACCGGGGTCTCTTCATGACGCCAGCAACAGCCGTCCACCACCTGCTCGTTGGCGAGCACAGTATGGCACTGAGGGCACCAGTTCACGCGGCTGCGTTTGCGATAGGCCAAACCCCGCTCCAGCATGCGCAAGAAGAACCATTGGTTCCAACGGTAGTACTCGGGCTCGCAACTGGAGATTTCCCGTTCCCAGTCGTAGCTGAAGCCAAAACGTTGGCACTGGCTGCGCATGTGGCTGATGTTGGCGGCCGTCCAGACGCGAGGATGAACCTTGTTTTGGATGGCCGCGTTTTCCGCCGGAAGACCAAAGGAATCCCACCCGATGGGGTGGAGGACGTTGAAGCCGCTCGAGCGCTTGAAGCGCGCCACCGCATCGCCAATCGAATAGTTGCGCACGTGACCCATATGCAGAACACCGGAGGGATAGGGCAGCATCTCCAGCAGGTAGTATTTCCGTCGGGAAGGATCGGGCCTGGCTTCAAAAAGATGTTGTTCCTCCCAAGCTTTCTCCCACTTCAACTCGATGGTCTGGGGATCATACTCAGCCACGTCGTGTACGGCTCCTCTGTGATTGTGTCCTATATGTCTGTCCGGCCAGCTTTTTGAGCGCGCGAACGTTGCGGCGGTCGTCGCCCTTGCGGTCAATCGGTGTTTCCAGAATAAAAGCTTTTCCTTCGAGAGCCGGGTGGTTCAACAGGCGACGGAAGGCTTCGAGACCGATCTTGCCGCGGCCGATATGTTGGTGCCGGTCAACGCGGGAACCGAGCGGCGCCTTGGAGTCATTGGCGTGGATGACGGGAACGCGAGTCAGCCCAATCAGACGTTCGGTTTCCCAGAGGGTCGTTTCCACGCCTTCCGGGGTGCGAATATCGTAACCGCTGGCGAAGGCGTGGGCCGTGTCCCAACAAACGCCGACGGGCAAATCGGCAGCCGCGTCCAAAATATCTCGCAGCTCTTCGAGCCGCGCGCCCAGCGAGTCGCCCTGGCCGGCGGTGTTTTCGATTAAAATTTGGAGGCCGTCGAGGGCGAGGGTGCGAACCGCTTCCCGCAGCGACTGGGCCACGTCGCGGATGGCCTGTTTGCGGTCGCCCCCCAGAGGACTGCCCGGGTGGGCGACCAGATAGTCTGCCCCGAGAGCCAGCGCCCGGCGCAGCTCATGGTGGAAGGCGTGGATGGAGCGGGAGCGGATAAGGGCGCTGGGGGAGGCAAGGTTGATGAGATAATTGTCATGGATAACGAGGGGAGAGAGTCCCCGCTCGGCGCGGCGATGGCGAAAGGTTTGCGCTTCGACGGTGTTGAGCTGGCGCGCGTCCCAAAGCCGCGGACTGGAAGAAAAAATCTGAAAGGTGTCACAGCCGAGTTGGTGCGCGGTTTCAATCGCGTTTTCGAGCTTGCCAGCGATTGAAGTGTGGATTCCGATTTTGACCTTACTGTTCACTCCTCTTCGTTGAGCGTATCCCCCAGCAAGTTTTCCAAGGACAAGTTCAAAATCGCTATGCTAACAGAGGGTGAAACGAGCGGTCAAGGAGAGCCGGTTGCTTCCGCCAAGTGGATTGGGCTAGACTCAAACCACCGCAGCGGAACCTGCGGGCACAGGTGAAGCCGACGCCATGTTAGTCGTCATGCAAGCCCACGCCAGCGAGGCGGAGGTGCGCGCGGTCTGCGAGGCGATCGAGCACCTGGGCTACCACGCACACCCGATCCCCGGCGCTACCCGGACGGCGATCGGGATCACCGGCAACCCCGGGGCCGTGGACCTCGGGAATATCGAGGCGATGCCCGGGGTGGTGGAGTGCATCCCGGTCAGCAAGCCCTACAAGCTGGTCAGCCGGGAGATCAAAGCGGAAAACACGGTGATCGAAATCGGCGAGGCGCAGATTGGCGGCCCCGGCATTGCTGTGATTGCCGGCCCTTGTGCCATCGAAAGCCGGGAGCAGGCCATGGCCATTGCCAAGGCGGTGAAAGCCGCCGGGGTAAAGCTGTTTCGAGGCGGCGCCTACAAGCCTCGCACTTCCCCGTACAGCTTCCAAGGGCTGGGTGAGGAGGGGTTGAAAATTTTGGCGGAGGTGCGCCAGGCGCATGGGTTGGGGATCGTCACCGAGGCAGTGGATAACGAGTCGCTCGACCTGGTCGAAGAGTACGCCGACGTGATCCAGATTGGGGCGCGCAACATGCAGAACTTCTCGCTTTTGAAGCGAGCCGGCAAAGCGAGGAAGCCGGTCCTGCTCAAGCGCGGCATGTCGGCCACACTGGATGAGTTTCTGATGGCGGCCGAATACGTGATGGCCGAGGGCAACTACCACGTAATCCTTTGCGAGCGCGGAGTCCGGACCTTTGCCGACCACACCCGCAACACGCTCGATCTCTCGGTGGTGCCAGCGGTGAAGCGAGTGAGCCACCTGCCGATCCTGGTGGATCCGAGCCACGGCACCGGGAGGCGCGACAAGGTCATTCCCCTCTCCCGGGCGGCAGTGGCAGTGGGCGCCGACGGGCTTCTCATCGAAGTCCACCACCAGCCCGACAAGGCGCTGTCCGATGGCATGCAGTCCCTCCCGCCGGAGCAGTTCGAACAATTGATGGTTGAGATCCGCCAGATTGCCAAGGTCATCGGCCGGGCGGCCAACGGCCAGTGAAACTGAATCCTCGCTTCCTCGTTCTAACTCTGCTGCTGGGGGTCTGGACAGCCATTCTGTTACTGCAGGAAAAAGCCCCCCTCATCCTGGAATCGAGCCAACGGATCTATGCCTTCGTGGCCAACCGGGACAGCAACAGTGTGACCGTAGTGGACCTACAATGGCTGCGGGTGCGGGCGGATTTGCCGACGCCGCGCGGTCCCTCCCAGCTCCGCCTTCATCCCAAGCGAAACGAGTTGTGGATACTGTGTTCCGCGGCCGATCAAATTGCTATTCTCGACATTGGGAGCCTGCGCGAAATCGCCCGCATCAGCGTGGGACGCGTTCCCGCCTGGCTTGAATTTTCGCCTGACGGCAACCACGCCTTTGTCGCCAACAGCAGCTCCGATTCTTTGACACGTATCGATGCCCGATCACGACGAGTGGTGGGGACGGTTCCCATAGGGAAAGAGCCGCGGCAACTGCGAGTGAGTGCCGACGGAAAACTTGTGGTGGTGAGCTTGGCGGGCGAGGACGGGATTGCCTGGGTGGAGGCGGCAACCGGCAAGAAGTTGGGGGCTGTCCGGGTGGGGAAAAAGCCCGGCGCGCTGGCCATCCTGCATGACGGAAGCAAAGTATTTGTGGCCAACGAAGCGGATAATCGAGTTTCGGTGGTGGACCTTGTGCACGGCGCCCTTTTGACCCACGTTCGCGTTGGCAAGGAACCGGCTGATCTGGTGCTCAAGGCCGATGGCGGGGAAGCCTACGTCCTGAACGCCGGCTCTCACACCGTGGCAGCGATCAATACCTGGACGAACGAGGTGGCGGATCAGATGCTGGTGGGTTCGCGACCGCTGAGGGGCCTGCTGGGATCAAAGAACACGCTTTACGTTGCCGACCCCGCCGCCAATCGGGTGATCGTCCTCGATGTCGGCAACCGGCAATGGATCAGCAGCATTCCGGTGGGGGAGGAGCCGGTGGCGATGGCACTGGCACCGGGTGAAGGGGTGCTGCTTGTGGTAGATCGTGGCTCGAACGATCTTGCCCTCATTCGGACGAAAAGCAATTCGCTCATGACGATGATTGCGGTTGGGCTTGGACCGGCAGACGTGGCGGTGCGGCTTTTCCGCGTTCAGCCGCGCGATGGCGGGGCAGCGGCGCTGAGGTCTTCGAACTAAACCTTCTCACAGGCTTGGCCAGGCAAAGGCTTCCGAGCCAAGCGACACTTCGATGGCGCCCGCGGCGGGGAGGGCGTCCAGGGGCAGCCCGGAATGCCAGAGTGACACGCCCATACGAAGAATCCCTTCAGCAGGGTTGCCAACGAGTTCACGGTTGAGCGCCACTTCGAGCACCTTGTCCAGGGCAGCCTCGAGCTGGTCTGCTTGGACCGGTTCGAAAACGCATCCTGTTTCACGGCGAAGGCCGGCAGAGGCGATCCGGCGCATCCGGATGTTGAGCAATACTTCAGTTTCTCGGGCGCCCTGTATGCTGAGGCGAAGCGAGCAGTCGTCGAGCCGGCACTCCCCTTGGGAAGAGAAATCCAGCCGCAAGTAAAGCTGGGTAGAGTCGAAGCCGTAATAAAGCGTCTGAAGACAAGAACGCCGACCATGCATCGCCGCCGAGCGCTGGTCGGCGCTATAGAGACCGGCCCCCAACCATTCGAAGTAGCTGGTGACGCGGCCATCTATCTTCGGCGAGATGTAAGCCGAGGGGAGCACCAGGAGGGCGCGGATGGGAGCGGTGGAAACCGGCTGGCCGAGGGCCTTGGGGACTACTTCCCCGAGCTGGTGGTAAACCTCGCTCAGAGATTGACGGTAGAGTTGATCAAAAATATTGGCCTGGCTGGTGGCGTGTTCCGGGCCGTACCACCAGCACCAATCGCTGCCTTCGGCGGCGAGCAGGGCATCCTGGGCGGCTCTTTGCCGTTCGGGCTCTAGTCCGACTTTCTGGGAGGCGCGCGAATAGAGGTCGCGGGCGTCGTTCAAAAGGTCCCAAGCACGAATATCATCGGCGTGGCCCATCCAGATGTTGAAGTTGGCGTTGATCCACGAACCGGGGACGATTCTATCGAGCAGCGGCTTTTCCGGGAATTGAGCCAGCGCCTCGGAAACCGTTACAGCGCGAATTTGCCGGTCATGTTCAAGGAGGCGGTAGAACTCGTCCAGAAACTCCCGGCCGTTGCGCGGATAGTATTCCCAGGCATTTTCACCATCGAGAATGATGCTAACGAGGGCGGAGCGGTCTCCCACCGACTGGCCGGCGCGGCGCACTCGCTCGAGGAGGTCGCGAGCAGCCGCTTTCGGCTCCATGCGGCTATAGACGAAGCCGACCAGGTCCGAAAGATAGTGATCGCGAAAGACCAAATTCAAGGTGTGCTTTCCATGGGCAAAGCGGTAGGGTGAATAGAGCTTCTGGGGCTCGACCGGCGCGCCGGCTGCGTCCCGGTGGAAGTCGAGCGCCAAGCTTCGGCCTAGCACACCCTCGTCGCTGGCTGCCCACTCGAAGCCGGTCTGGGCAATGATGGCGAGCGTTTCTTCCGAGACGCTGCCTTCCGAAGGCCAGAGGCCGGCGGGCCGGCGGCCGAACACCCGCTCGTGGAGCCGCTGGGCACGTAGTAGCTGCTCTTGTGCGTCTTCCGGGTGACGGAAGCGCCTAGCGGGCAGGGGAGACGAGGGATTGGACTCGCGGGCGGCATTTGAGTCGCACAGAAGGGGGAGGATGGGATGGTAGAAGGGCGAGGTGGAGATCTCCACCTGGCTGCGTTCTGCCGCGGCGCGGTAAGCAGGCAGCACACGATGCAATATCTCAGCTTGCTTCATTTTCAGAGTTTGCTTGTCGGCTTCCGTAAAGCCCCGGCCCCGGCGAGAGAGAGGCGCGATCAGGGGATCGCTTTCCAGGTAGATTTCGTCCATCCACGCCAACTGCCAGAGAACCTGCAGATCGGTCCAATCTTCCTGGGAAAACGGGGGAAGCGCAGCCCCGCCAGTGCGTACCCTCTCCGGCTTGCCACGAGCGCGACGTGAAAGCTCTCCATAGCGAGGCCAGCGCCGAAGAAGCCGTTCGTTGACCTGAAACGCCCAGAGGAGAAGCCGCTGTTTCCCCTCTTCTGTCATGTCCCTCGGGTCATCAAATGCGAGCTTATCGGAGTCGTCCATAAAATCACCGGAAGCATAATGTTCGAGCTGCTCGATGAGGGAGGGGACTAAATTGAACGTGACGTGGACGTTCGGGAAAGGTTCCAAACTGAGGACCATACCCAGATAATCTTTGAGCGCGTGGAGGCGGACCCAGGGAAGCAAATACCGACCTGAGGCCGGATCGCGATACGAGGGTTGGTGCATGTGCCAGAGAAGGGCGAGCCAGATAGGTTTCATCGAAGCTCCAACCACCGTTGAGGAGCGCGGGGCAGGCAACCGGCCGGTTGTTTCGTTTGTTGCGCTGCCGGGCTCTGGTAGAATCTGGCTGTCAGCGGCAAGAACCCATGAGACTTCTCTTTCGCCATAGCATGCGTGAAGCGGTAGCGCACGGGGTGATCGGGCTGATGGTATTCACGTTTGTCCTCCTCATTCCCCAACTGGTGCGGTTGATGGAACTGGTGGTGCGGCAGTCGGCCCCGCTCGAAGACATGGGCGTGCTCGTCGCCTGCACCCTGCCCGGGGTTCTGACCTTTGCGCTTCCGATGTCGGTGCTGGTGGGGATCTTGATCTCGCTCGGGCGAATGTCGAGCGACGGCGAACTGGTGGCCCTGCGGGCGACGGGTACCAGCGTTCGCCGGATGCTCAGCCCGGTCATGGCTTTCGGTACGGCTGGTGCGCTGTTGACGCTCGCCATGACGATATGGCTTGGCCCGGCGGCAGCTCGGAGATTCAGCGACCTGGAAGCGAAATTTCGGGCTAGCCAGGCAGGCTATGAGATT
Protein-coding regions in this window:
- a CDS encoding beta-propeller fold lactonase family protein, translating into MKLNPRFLVLTLLLGVWTAILLLQEKAPLILESSQRIYAFVANRDSNSVTVVDLQWLRVRADLPTPRGPSQLRLHPKRNELWILCSAADQIAILDIGSLREIARISVGRVPAWLEFSPDGNHAFVANSSSDSLTRIDARSRRVVGTVPIGKEPRQLRVSADGKLVVVSLAGEDGIAWVEAATGKKLGAVRVGKKPGALAILHDGSKVFVANEADNRVSVVDLVHGALLTHVRVGKEPADLVLKADGGEAYVLNAGSHTVAAINTWTNEVADQMLVGSRPLRGLLGSKNTLYVADPAANRVIVLDVGNRQWISSIPVGEEPVAMALAPGEGVLLVVDRGSNDLALIRTKSNSLMTMIAVGLGPADVAVRLFRVQPRDGGAAALRSSN
- a CDS encoding glycoside hydrolase family 57 protein; this encodes MKPIWLALLWHMHQPSYRDPASGRYLLPWVRLHALKDYLGMVLSLEPFPNVHVTFNLVPSLIEQLEHYASGDFMDDSDKLAFDDPRDMTEEGKQRLLLWAFQVNERLLRRWPRYGELSRRARGKPERVRTGGAALPPFSQEDWTDLQVLWQLAWMDEIYLESDPLIAPLSRRGRGFTEADKQTLKMKQAEILHRVLPAYRAAAERSQVEISTSPFYHPILPLLCDSNAARESNPSSPLPARRFRHPEDAQEQLLRAQRLHERVFGRRPAGLWPSEGSVSEETLAIIAQTGFEWAASDEGVLGRSLALDFHRDAAGAPVEPQKLYSPYRFAHGKHTLNLVFRDHYLSDLVGFVYSRMEPKAAARDLLERVRRAGQSVGDRSALVSIILDGENAWEYYPRNGREFLDEFYRLLEHDRQIRAVTVSEALAQFPEKPLLDRIVPGSWINANFNIWMGHADDIRAWDLLNDARDLYSRASQKVGLEPERQRAAQDALLAAEGSDWCWWYGPEHATSQANIFDQLYRQSLSEVYHQLGEVVPKALGQPVSTAPIRALLVLPSAYISPKIDGRVTSYFEWLGAGLYSADQRSAAMHGRRSCLQTLYYGFDSTQLYLRLDFSSQGECRLDDCSLRLSIQGARETEVLLNIRMRRIASAGLRRETGCVFEPVQADQLEAALDKVLEVALNRELVGNPAEGILRMGVSLWHSGLPLDALPAAGAIEVSLGSEAFAWPSL